In Saccharomonospora marina XMU15, one genomic interval encodes:
- the nuoI gene encoding NADH-quinone oxidoreductase subunit NuoI has product MGMFDPIKGFGVTFGMMFKKVITEEYPEIGAPAAPRYHGRHQLNRHPDGLEKCVGCELCAWACPADAIFVEGGDNTDEERYSPGERYGKDYQINYLRCIGCGLCVEACPTRSLTMINFYELADDDRQKLIYTKEDLLAPLLPGMEQPPHPMRLGDDEQDYYVKGPELARERGVPGGETVETSEEKAIS; this is encoded by the coding sequence ATGGGGATGTTTGATCCCATCAAGGGCTTCGGGGTCACCTTCGGAATGATGTTCAAGAAGGTGATCACCGAGGAGTACCCGGAGATCGGGGCACCGGCCGCGCCGCGCTACCACGGCCGCCACCAGCTCAACCGGCATCCGGACGGCCTGGAGAAGTGCGTCGGCTGCGAGCTGTGCGCGTGGGCGTGCCCCGCCGATGCGATCTTCGTCGAGGGCGGCGACAACACCGACGAGGAGCGCTACTCGCCGGGCGAGCGCTACGGCAAGGACTACCAGATCAACTACCTGCGCTGCATCGGCTGCGGGCTGTGCGTGGAGGCGTGCCCGACCAGGTCCCTCACGATGATCAACTTCTATGAGCTCGCCGACGACGACAGGCAGAAGTTGATCTACACCAAGGAGGACCTGCTCGCACCGCTGCTTCCCGGCATGGAGCAGCCGCCGCACCCGATGCGGCTCGGCGACGACGAGCAGGACTACTACGTCAAGGGTCCCGAGCTGGCACGTGAGCGCGGGGTTCCGGGAGGCGAGACGGTGGAGACCTCGGAAGAGAAGGCGATCTCATGA
- a CDS encoding NADH-quinone oxidoreductase subunit G: MTIAPENASTGEIEVPEGHVKLTIDGEVVVAPKGELLIRTAERLGTVIPRFCDHPLLDPAGACRQCLVEVEMGGRPMPKPQASCTMTVADGMVVKTQKTSPVADKAQQGVMELLLINHPLDCPICDKGGECPLQNQAMAHGRSDSRFRDTKRTFPKPLPISTQILLDRERCVLCQRCTRFSDQIAGDPFIDLLERGAHQQIGTAETAEIYDMASHTASGKPFQSYFSGNTIQICPVGALTSAQYRFRSRPFDLVSSPGVCEHCSSGCAVRTDFRRGKVMRRLAGEDRQVNEEWICDKGRFAFRYTTAENRIRRPLVRDPETGELQETSWTHALRVAAEGLTKAREGRGVGVLPGGRLTLEDGYAYSKFARIALRTNDIDFRARAHSAEELDFLASRVVGTTPENGVSFTQLEHAPLVLCVALEPEEEAPAVFLRLRKGARNRGTKVVHIGQWTSPAVSKTFGELLACAPGAEAGAVDGIGQHAPDLDQGLRADGAVVLVGERAAQIPGLFSALHRLSERTGAALAWVPRRAGERGALEAGALPTLLPGGRSVVDPDARAEVERVWGLEPGSLPSRPGRDTTGILTAARNGDLDALLVGGVDPDDLPDPALAREALERSGFVVSIELAHSAVTEHADVVLPIAPVDEKSGSFLNWEGRRREFSITLDGTGALPDCRVLDTLGVEMDADLFTQTPSAAAGDLHRLSTAGSEAVAPRSAAPDVPNGHLPQPGPGQAVLATWRQLLDDGSLQIDEPHLAGTARPVVARMSATTAKGARGPSGTVTVSTERGSITLPVEVADLPDGVVWLPANSTGSKVRATLGVGHGAVVSIAAGGEQ, translated from the coding sequence ATGACCATCGCACCCGAGAATGCCTCGACCGGGGAGATCGAGGTTCCCGAAGGCCACGTCAAGCTGACCATCGACGGTGAAGTGGTCGTCGCGCCCAAGGGTGAGTTGCTGATCCGCACCGCGGAGCGGCTCGGCACCGTCATCCCTCGATTCTGCGACCACCCGCTGCTCGACCCCGCGGGTGCCTGCAGGCAGTGCCTCGTCGAGGTCGAGATGGGCGGGCGGCCGATGCCGAAGCCGCAGGCGTCCTGCACGATGACGGTCGCCGACGGCATGGTCGTCAAGACGCAGAAGACCTCGCCGGTGGCGGACAAGGCTCAGCAGGGCGTGATGGAGCTGCTGCTGATCAACCACCCGCTCGACTGCCCCATCTGCGACAAGGGCGGCGAGTGCCCGCTGCAGAACCAGGCGATGGCGCACGGCAGGTCGGACTCGCGGTTCCGCGACACCAAGCGGACCTTCCCCAAGCCGCTTCCGATCTCCACGCAGATCCTGCTCGACCGCGAGCGATGCGTGCTGTGCCAGCGCTGCACCCGCTTCTCCGACCAGATCGCCGGCGATCCGTTCATCGACCTGCTCGAACGCGGTGCGCACCAGCAGATCGGCACCGCGGAGACGGCCGAGATCTACGACATGGCCTCGCACACGGCCAGCGGCAAACCGTTCCAGTCGTACTTCTCCGGAAACACGATCCAGATCTGCCCGGTCGGTGCGCTGACGAGTGCCCAGTACCGGTTCCGGTCACGGCCGTTCGACCTGGTTTCCTCGCCGGGAGTCTGCGAGCACTGCTCCTCCGGTTGCGCCGTGCGCACCGACTTCCGGCGCGGCAAGGTGATGCGCAGGCTCGCGGGTGAGGACCGGCAGGTCAACGAGGAGTGGATCTGCGACAAGGGCCGGTTCGCGTTCCGCTACACCACTGCGGAGAACCGCATTCGCAGGCCGCTGGTCCGAGACCCCGAAACCGGTGAGTTGCAGGAAACCTCCTGGACTCACGCGCTGCGCGTGGCGGCGGAGGGGCTGACGAAGGCGCGCGAAGGCCGAGGGGTCGGTGTGCTGCCGGGCGGGCGGCTGACGCTGGAGGACGGCTACGCCTACAGCAAGTTCGCGCGTATCGCGTTGCGCACCAACGACATCGACTTCAGGGCGAGGGCGCACTCTGCCGAGGAGTTGGACTTCCTTGCCTCCCGTGTGGTCGGCACTACACCGGAGAACGGGGTGAGTTTCACCCAGCTCGAGCACGCGCCGCTGGTGCTGTGTGTGGCGCTGGAGCCGGAGGAGGAAGCTCCCGCGGTCTTCCTGCGGCTGCGCAAGGGCGCCCGTAACCGGGGTACCAAGGTTGTCCACATCGGTCAGTGGACGTCACCCGCGGTGAGCAAGACCTTCGGCGAGTTGCTTGCCTGCGCACCCGGTGCGGAGGCCGGGGCCGTGGACGGCATCGGGCAGCACGCGCCCGACCTCGACCAGGGACTGCGTGCGGACGGCGCCGTGGTGCTGGTCGGAGAGCGGGCGGCGCAGATTCCCGGCCTGTTCTCCGCGTTGCACCGGCTCAGCGAGCGCACGGGGGCAGCGCTGGCGTGGGTTCCCCGCAGGGCGGGCGAGCGTGGCGCGCTGGAGGCCGGTGCACTGCCCACGCTGTTGCCGGGCGGACGGTCTGTCGTGGACCCCGACGCCCGTGCGGAGGTCGAGCGGGTCTGGGGGCTGGAGCCCGGTTCGCTGCCGTCGCGACCGGGCCGCGACACCACCGGAATCCTGACCGCGGCCCGCAACGGCGACCTCGACGCGCTGCTGGTCGGCGGAGTCGACCCCGATGACCTGCCCGATCCCGCGCTTGCCCGCGAGGCCCTCGAGCGCAGCGGTTTCGTGGTCAGCATCGAGTTGGCGCACAGCGCGGTCACCGAGCACGCCGACGTGGTGTTGCCGATCGCGCCGGTGGACGAGAAGTCCGGCAGCTTCCTCAACTGGGAAGGCCGTCGCCGCGAGTTCTCGATCACGCTGGACGGTACCGGCGCGCTGCCGGACTGCCGGGTGCTGGACACCCTCGGCGTCGAGATGGACGCCGACCTGTTCACCCAGACCCCGTCGGCGGCGGCCGGTGACCTGCACCGGCTGTCCACGGCGGGCAGTGAGGCGGTGGCGCCGCGCTCCGCTGCGCCCGACGTGCCGAACGGGCACCTTCCGCAGCCGGGACCGGGTCAGGCGGTGCTGGCGACGTGGCGCCAGTTGCTCGACGACGGCTCCCTGCAGATCGACGAACCGCACCTCGCGGGAACGGCGCGCCCGGTGGTCGCCAGGATGTCGGCGACCACGGCCAAGGGCGCGCGGGGGCCCAGCGGGACGGTGACCGTTTCCACCGAGCGGGGTTCGATCACGCTGCCGGTCGAGGTCGCGGACCTGCCGGACGGCGTGGTGTGGCTACCCGCCAACTCGACGGGTTCGAAGGTCCGCGCCACCCTCGGCGTCGGACACGGTGCCGTGGTCTCCATCGCGGCCGGAGGTGAACAGTGA
- a CDS encoding NuoB/complex I 20 kDa subunit family protein, translating into MGLEEKLPNGILLATLEGVVNWARKNSLWPATFGLACCAIEMMTTGGSRYDIARFGMERFSATPRQADLMIVAGRVTQKMAPVLRQIYDQMAEPRWVIAMGVCASSGGMFNNYAVVQGVDHIVPVDMYLPGCPPRPEMLLDAILKLHAKIQDEPMGPRRAALRAASGATTELVPSSIKYAKK; encoded by the coding sequence ATGGGTCTCGAAGAGAAGCTTCCGAACGGAATCCTGCTTGCGACGCTGGAAGGTGTCGTCAACTGGGCGCGCAAGAACTCGCTGTGGCCCGCGACGTTCGGGCTCGCCTGCTGCGCCATCGAGATGATGACCACCGGCGGTTCCCGCTACGACATCGCGCGCTTCGGGATGGAGCGGTTCAGCGCCACCCCGCGCCAGGCCGATCTCATGATCGTCGCGGGTCGCGTGACCCAGAAGATGGCGCCGGTGCTGCGGCAGATCTACGACCAGATGGCGGAGCCGCGCTGGGTCATCGCGATGGGCGTGTGCGCCTCGTCGGGAGGCATGTTCAACAACTACGCCGTCGTGCAGGGCGTCGACCACATCGTTCCCGTCGACATGTACCTGCCGGGCTGCCCGCCGAGGCCGGAGATGCTGCTCGACGCGATTCTCAAGCTGCACGCCAAGATCCAGGACGAGCCGATGGGCCCGCGCAGGGCGGCCCTGCGGGCGGCGAGCGGGGCGACGACCGAACTCGTGCCCTCCTCGATCAAGTACGCGAAGAAGTGA
- a CDS encoding NADH-quinone oxidoreductase subunit C, protein MPENKPETGGEQSSAEREETGLEPRGPEPARQAKPVVAGRERKGMFGVSGTGDTSGYGGLRLPAYSPPPAERPYGGWFDDFADEFFAALTDNGIFVEEAILQVTVDRDEITFYVARQHLVGICRTLRDDKSLRFELCSSVSGVDYGVDVPQRLHSVYHLTSMTYRRRIRLEVAVDVDDPHVPSIVEVYPTADWHEREAWDMFGIVYDGHPALTRILMPDDWDGHPQRKDYPLGGIPVEYKGAEIPPPDTRRSYS, encoded by the coding sequence ATGCCTGAAAACAAGCCAGAGACCGGCGGCGAGCAGTCCAGCGCCGAGCGCGAGGAAACCGGTCTGGAACCGCGCGGCCCCGAGCCCGCGAGGCAGGCGAAGCCCGTCGTCGCAGGCCGCGAGCGCAAGGGCATGTTCGGGGTGTCGGGCACCGGCGACACGTCCGGCTACGGCGGGCTGCGCCTGCCCGCGTATTCGCCACCGCCCGCCGAGCGGCCCTACGGCGGCTGGTTCGACGACTTCGCCGACGAGTTCTTCGCGGCGCTGACCGACAACGGAATCTTCGTCGAGGAAGCCATCCTGCAGGTCACCGTCGACCGTGACGAGATCACCTTCTACGTGGCCAGGCAGCATCTGGTCGGCATCTGCCGGACACTGCGCGACGACAAGAGCCTTCGCTTCGAACTGTGCAGTTCGGTGTCCGGTGTGGACTACGGCGTCGACGTGCCGCAGCGGCTGCACTCGGTGTACCACCTGACGTCCATGACCTACCGCCGCCGCATCCGGTTGGAAGTCGCCGTCGATGTCGACGACCCGCACGTGCCGTCCATCGTCGAGGTCTACCCGACGGCGGACTGGCACGAGCGCGAGGCGTGGGACATGTTCGGGATCGTCTACGACGGACACCCCGCGCTCACCCGCATCCTGATGCCCGACGACTGGGACGGCCACCCGCAACGCAAGGACTACCCGCTCGGCGGCATCCCGGTGGAGTACAAGGGCGCGGAGATCCCGCCGCCCGACACGCGGAGGTCGTACTCATGA
- a CDS encoding NADH-quinone oxidoreductase subunit J — protein sequence MIAPVLAQAGAEATVSTGEAVAFWILGPLALAGALGMVFARNAVHSALWLVLTMLSLGLLYITQQAQFLGFTQIIVYTGAIMMLFLFVLMLVGRESSDSVVEVLRGQRLAAGVLGIGVAGLLAAALTRAVADVTPAQPLNPWSPEGGGAGGLGRIIFSDYLFPFELTSALLITAAMAGMVLSFTSRHGKGGKRSQRELVEARFRGEYERPSPKPGPGVFATTNSVATPALLPDGSIAPESLSELIESTPTAKLEAERKQVAGEVPKPDAHALVGKEAEGDDK from the coding sequence ATGATCGCGCCGGTACTCGCGCAGGCAGGTGCTGAAGCGACCGTGTCGACGGGCGAGGCCGTGGCGTTCTGGATTCTCGGGCCGCTGGCGCTCGCGGGCGCGCTGGGCATGGTGTTCGCCCGCAACGCGGTGCACTCGGCGCTGTGGCTGGTACTCACGATGCTTTCGCTGGGGTTGCTCTACATCACCCAGCAGGCGCAGTTCCTCGGCTTCACACAGATCATCGTCTACACCGGCGCGATCATGATGCTGTTCCTGTTCGTGCTGATGCTCGTGGGCAGGGAGTCTTCGGACTCGGTGGTCGAGGTGCTTCGCGGCCAGCGACTCGCCGCGGGTGTGCTCGGAATCGGTGTGGCAGGGCTGCTGGCGGCCGCGCTGACGAGGGCGGTCGCCGACGTGACGCCCGCACAGCCGCTCAACCCGTGGAGCCCGGAAGGCGGCGGCGCGGGCGGGCTCGGCCGGATCATCTTCAGCGACTACCTGTTCCCGTTCGAACTGACCTCGGCGCTGCTGATAACCGCCGCCATGGCAGGCATGGTGCTGTCATTCACCTCGCGGCACGGCAAGGGTGGCAAGCGAAGCCAGCGGGAACTGGTCGAAGCACGGTTTCGCGGTGAGTACGAGCGCCCGTCGCCCAAACCGGGGCCGGGTGTGTTCGCCACCACCAACTCGGTGGCCACTCCCGCGCTGCTGCCCGACGGTTCCATCGCGCCGGAGTCGCTTTCCGAACTCATCGAGTCGACACCGACCGCGAAGCTGGAAGCGGAGCGCAAGCAGGTGGCGGGCGAGGTGCCCAAGCCGGACGCGCACGCTCTCGTCGGTAAGGAAGCGGAAGGGGACGACAAGTGA
- a CDS encoding NADH-quinone oxidoreductase subunit D, giving the protein MTSSEQIAGKSTGTDTTPEGSDSARYAEHRETTEGPVYTVSGGDWDDVLSDATHDERMVINMGPQHPSTHGVLRLVLEMEGETVTQLRSVIGYLHTGIEKNCEYRTWTQGVTFVTRMDYLAPLSNEMAYCLAVEKLLGIEAPRRAQLLRVLLLEINRIGSHLVYIATGGMELGATTAMTLGFREREEVLHLLEHLTGLRMNHAFIRPGGLAQDMPDDFHEKVTEFCKVMDKRLPLYDKLFTGQPIWRNRLKGVGYLPVDACLALGVTGPVLRSAGLPWDLRKVEPYSCYDEFEFDVPTSTEADCWARYLIRVEEMHQSLRIIRQVLDKLEPGPVMVEDKKIAWPAQLSVSSDGMGNSLEHVRKIMGQSMESLIHHFKLVTEGFSVPPGQVYVPVESPRGELGYHLVSDGGTRPLRVHVREPSFVNLQSMPAMSEGGLVADVIAAVASIDPVMGGVDR; this is encoded by the coding sequence ATGACCAGCAGCGAGCAGATCGCAGGCAAGAGCACCGGCACCGACACGACGCCGGAAGGCTCCGACAGTGCCCGCTACGCCGAGCACCGCGAGACCACCGAGGGTCCCGTCTACACCGTCAGCGGTGGCGACTGGGACGACGTGCTCTCCGATGCCACGCACGACGAGCGCATGGTCATCAACATGGGACCGCAGCACCCGTCCACGCACGGCGTGCTCAGGCTCGTGCTCGAAATGGAGGGTGAGACGGTAACGCAGCTTCGCTCGGTCATCGGCTACCTGCACACCGGGATCGAGAAGAACTGCGAGTACCGCACCTGGACCCAGGGCGTCACCTTCGTGACGCGGATGGACTACCTCGCGCCGCTTTCCAACGAGATGGCCTACTGCCTCGCGGTGGAGAAGTTGCTCGGTATCGAGGCGCCGCGAAGGGCCCAACTGCTCCGGGTGTTGCTGCTGGAGATCAACCGGATCGGCTCACACCTGGTCTACATCGCCACCGGCGGCATGGAACTGGGTGCCACCACCGCGATGACGCTGGGCTTCCGCGAGCGCGAAGAGGTGCTGCACCTGCTGGAGCACCTGACCGGCCTGCGGATGAACCACGCGTTCATCCGCCCCGGCGGGCTGGCGCAGGACATGCCGGACGACTTCCACGAGAAGGTCACCGAGTTCTGCAAGGTGATGGACAAGCGGCTGCCGCTGTACGACAAGCTGTTCACCGGGCAGCCGATCTGGCGTAACCGGTTGAAGGGCGTCGGTTACCTGCCTGTCGACGCCTGCCTCGCGCTGGGCGTCACCGGGCCGGTACTTCGCTCCGCCGGGCTGCCGTGGGACCTGCGCAAGGTGGAGCCCTACTCCTGCTACGACGAGTTCGAGTTCGACGTGCCGACCTCGACCGAGGCCGACTGCTGGGCCAGGTACCTGATCCGGGTCGAGGAGATGCACCAGTCGCTGCGAATCATCCGGCAGGTGCTGGACAAGCTCGAACCGGGCCCGGTGATGGTCGAGGACAAGAAGATCGCCTGGCCCGCGCAGCTCTCGGTCTCCAGCGATGGCATGGGCAACTCGCTGGAGCACGTCCGCAAGATCATGGGTCAGTCGATGGAATCGCTGATCCATCACTTCAAGCTGGTCACAGAAGGGTTCTCGGTGCCGCCGGGCCAGGTGTACGTGCCGGTGGAGTCGCCGCGCGGGGAACTGGGTTACCACCTGGTCTCCGACGGTGGCACCAGGCCGTTGCGGGTGCACGTCAGGGAACCCAGCTTCGTGAATCTGCAGTCGATGCCCGCGATGTCGGAGGGCGGTCTGGTGGCCGACGTCATCGCGGCCGTCGCCTCGATCGACCCTGTGATGGGGGGAGTGGACCGATGA
- the nuoF gene encoding NADH-quinone oxidoreductase subunit NuoF codes for MSADPITPVLTKRWLSPQSWRLATYEKLEGYTAFRKALAGTPEQLVQLVKDAGLRGRGGAGFPAGVKWSFMPKDESKPHYLVINADEGEPGTCKDIPLMMADPHSLIEGCIIASYAMRAHRCFIYVRGEALHCIRRLNAAVREAYDAGYLGKNILGSGFDLDITVHAGAGAYICGEETALLDSLEGRRGQPRLKPPFPAAAGLYAAPTTVNNVETIASVPYIVNGGADWFRQMGTEKSPGPKIYSISGHVERPGQYEAPLGTTLRELLELCGGMKDGIPLKFWTPGGSSTPLFTAEHLDVPLDFEGAAEAGSMLGTTAVQVFNETVSVPWAVMKWTKFYEHESCGKCTPCREGTYWLAQILERMVEGRGTEEDIDTLLDVCDNILGRAFCALGDGAVSPITSGIKYFRDEFLALCDKNRASSPELVGAS; via the coding sequence ATGAGTGCGGACCCGATCACACCGGTGCTGACCAAGAGGTGGCTGTCGCCCCAGTCGTGGCGCCTTGCAACCTACGAGAAGCTGGAGGGCTACACCGCCTTCCGTAAGGCGCTCGCGGGAACTCCGGAACAACTCGTCCAGCTGGTCAAGGACGCCGGGCTGCGCGGCCGGGGCGGTGCGGGCTTCCCCGCGGGTGTGAAGTGGTCGTTCATGCCAAAGGACGAGAGCAAGCCGCACTACCTCGTCATCAACGCCGACGAGGGTGAGCCGGGAACCTGCAAGGACATCCCGCTGATGATGGCCGACCCGCATTCGCTGATCGAGGGCTGCATCATCGCCTCGTACGCGATGCGGGCGCACCGCTGCTTCATCTACGTGCGTGGCGAGGCGCTGCACTGCATCCGCAGGCTGAACGCCGCGGTGCGGGAGGCCTACGACGCCGGCTACCTGGGCAAGAACATCCTCGGCTCGGGCTTCGACCTCGACATCACGGTGCACGCGGGCGCAGGCGCCTACATCTGCGGCGAGGAGACCGCGCTGCTGGACTCGCTGGAGGGCAGGCGCGGCCAGCCGAGGCTGAAGCCGCCATTCCCGGCCGCCGCGGGCCTCTACGCCGCGCCGACCACGGTGAACAACGTCGAGACCATCGCGAGCGTGCCCTACATCGTCAACGGCGGTGCCGACTGGTTCCGCCAGATGGGCACGGAGAAGTCACCGGGCCCGAAGATCTACTCGATCTCCGGGCACGTGGAACGGCCAGGCCAGTACGAGGCGCCGCTGGGCACCACGCTTCGCGAACTGCTCGAGCTGTGCGGCGGCATGAAGGACGGTATCCCGCTGAAGTTCTGGACACCTGGCGGGTCGTCCACGCCGCTGTTCACCGCCGAGCACCTCGACGTGCCACTCGACTTCGAGGGCGCGGCCGAGGCGGGCTCGATGCTGGGCACCACTGCCGTGCAGGTGTTCAACGAAACCGTCTCGGTTCCCTGGGCCGTGATGAAGTGGACGAAGTTCTACGAGCACGAATCGTGTGGCAAGTGCACGCCGTGCCGTGAGGGCACCTACTGGCTGGCCCAGATCCTGGAGCGAATGGTCGAGGGCCGTGGCACCGAGGAGGACATCGACACCCTCCTCGACGTGTGCGACAACATCCTCGGCCGTGCCTTCTGCGCGCTCGGTGACGGCGCGGTGAGCCCCATCACCAGCGGCATCAAGTACTTCCGGGACGAGTTCCTCGCGCTCTGCGACAAGAACAGGGCGAGCTCGCCCGAACTGGTGGGAGCATCATGA
- the nuoE gene encoding NADH-quinone oxidoreductase subunit NuoE has product MTTSSETPRPGPRQAKQTFAAAGEDVDVVEISPVHEEGMLTETELADPFGPDIEQQAKELAARYPQARSALLPMLHLVQSVQGYVSQEGVAFCARQLDLSEAEVSAVVTFYTMYKRKPCGEHLVSVCTNTLCAALGGDAIYAKLAEHLGEDGKPLGHEQTAGTPGEPGSITLEHAECLAACDLAPVLQVNYEYFDNQTPEQAVELVDALRRGEKPAPTRGAPLSDFKSVERQLAGFFPEEDDVFRADVDGPSQAVETLRGAQLAADRAWTAPAMADDVPLPGGEEAK; this is encoded by the coding sequence ATGACCACGTCTTCGGAGACGCCACGTCCAGGGCCGCGGCAGGCCAAGCAGACCTTCGCGGCGGCGGGTGAGGACGTGGACGTCGTCGAGATCTCGCCCGTCCACGAGGAAGGCATGCTCACCGAAACCGAACTGGCCGACCCGTTCGGGCCCGACATCGAGCAGCAGGCGAAGGAGCTGGCCGCGCGTTACCCGCAGGCGCGCTCGGCGCTGCTTCCGATGCTGCACCTGGTGCAGTCGGTGCAGGGCTACGTCAGCCAGGAAGGGGTGGCGTTCTGCGCCCGCCAGCTCGACCTCTCCGAGGCCGAGGTGAGCGCGGTGGTCACCTTCTACACGATGTACAAGCGCAAGCCGTGCGGCGAGCACCTGGTGAGCGTGTGCACCAACACGCTGTGCGCCGCGCTCGGCGGCGACGCGATCTACGCGAAGCTCGCCGAACACCTCGGCGAGGACGGCAAGCCACTGGGGCACGAGCAGACGGCAGGCACGCCGGGCGAGCCGGGCTCGATCACGCTCGAGCACGCCGAGTGCCTCGCGGCGTGCGACCTGGCGCCGGTGTTGCAGGTGAACTACGAGTACTTCGACAACCAGACGCCGGAGCAGGCGGTGGAGCTCGTCGACGCGCTTCGGCGCGGCGAGAAACCCGCGCCGACAAGGGGCGCGCCGCTTTCGGACTTCAAGTCCGTGGAACGTCAACTCGCCGGGTTCTTCCCGGAGGAGGACGACGTCTTCCGCGCCGATGTGGACGGTCCTTCGCAGGCGGTGGAGACGTTGCGCGGTGCGCAGTTGGCAGCCGACCGTGCGTGGACGGCGCCAGCGATGGCGGACGATGTCCCGCTACCGGGGGGCGAGGAGGCGAAATGA
- the nuoH gene encoding NADH-quinone oxidoreductase subunit NuoH: MTPYLAQAQDALTRAELLADDPLWLILLKAVVVMLIGPIMTIGLIVGERKIVGRMQNRPGPNRVGPGGSLQSLADAIKLPFKEQVIPDTADRKVYFMAPVIAVVPALIGLAAIPFGPEVSIFGERTVLQLIELPVGVLLILAGASVGVYGIVLAGWSSGSPYPLLGGLRSAAQVISYEIAMGLSIIGVALYAQSLATGDIVAAQQNGWYFYLLLPSFVIYLISMVGETNRAPFDLPEAESELVGGFHTEYSSMKFAMFFLAEYTNMVIVSAFATTLFLGGWMAPWPLSAIGGGVLNTGWWPLLWFFGKMLIVLFGFIWLRGTLPRFRYDQFMKLGWKVLVPIGLIWVVVISAIRAVRTDAEVSTGQILLVGGIVIVVLVLLTLLLPDKQVPEDDSVPITGGGYPVPPLDLKVPETTPRRKALRAKAKSAKKQPAAVSSGKENADGDV, from the coding sequence GTGACCCCGTACCTCGCGCAGGCCCAGGACGCGCTGACAAGGGCGGAGCTGCTCGCGGACGATCCACTGTGGCTCATCCTGCTGAAGGCCGTCGTCGTCATGCTGATCGGACCGATCATGACGATCGGCCTGATCGTGGGTGAGCGCAAGATCGTGGGCAGGATGCAGAACCGGCCAGGGCCCAACCGGGTCGGTCCGGGCGGCTCGTTGCAGTCCCTCGCTGACGCGATCAAGCTGCCGTTCAAGGAACAGGTCATCCCGGACACCGCCGACCGCAAGGTCTACTTCATGGCGCCGGTCATCGCGGTGGTCCCCGCGCTGATCGGGTTGGCGGCCATCCCGTTCGGCCCGGAAGTGTCGATCTTCGGTGAGCGCACGGTGTTGCAGCTCATCGAGTTGCCGGTGGGTGTGCTGCTGATCCTCGCCGGTGCCTCGGTGGGCGTGTACGGCATCGTGCTCGCCGGGTGGTCCTCCGGTTCGCCGTACCCGCTGCTCGGCGGGCTGCGCTCGGCGGCGCAGGTGATCTCCTACGAGATCGCGATGGGCCTTTCCATCATCGGGGTCGCGCTGTACGCGCAGTCGCTTGCAACCGGCGACATCGTGGCCGCACAGCAGAACGGTTGGTACTTCTACCTGCTGCTGCCCAGCTTCGTGATCTACCTGATCTCCATGGTCGGCGAGACCAACCGGGCGCCGTTCGACCTTCCCGAGGCGGAGTCGGAGCTGGTCGGCGGGTTCCACACCGAGTACAGCTCGATGAAGTTCGCGATGTTCTTCCTCGCCGAGTACACGAACATGGTGATCGTCTCGGCGTTCGCCACCACGCTGTTCCTCGGCGGCTGGATGGCACCGTGGCCGCTTTCGGCGATCGGCGGCGGCGTGCTCAACACCGGTTGGTGGCCGCTGCTGTGGTTCTTCGGCAAGATGCTGATCGTCCTGTTCGGCTTCATCTGGCTGCGGGGCACGCTGCCGAGGTTCCGCTACGACCAGTTCATGAAGCTCGGCTGGAAGGTCCTGGTGCCGATCGGGCTGATCTGGGTCGTGGTGATCTCCGCGATCCGCGCGGTGCGCACCGACGCGGAGGTCTCCACCGGACAGATCCTCCTCGTCGGCGGCATCGTCATCGTGGTGCTGGTACTGCTGACACTGCTGCTTCCCGACAAGCAGGTGCCCGAGGACGACTCGGTGCCCATCACCGGAGGCGGATACCCGGTCCCGCCGCTGGATCTGAAGGTGCCGGAGACCACACCGCGCCGGAAGGCACTGCGGGCCAAGGCGAAGTCCGCGAAGAAGCAACCGGCCGCGGTCAGCTCAGGTAAGGAGAACGCTGATGGGGATGTTTGA
- the nuoK gene encoding NADH-quinone oxidoreductase subunit NuoK — MTPTYYLLLSALLFTIGAVGVLVRRNAIVVFMCIELMLNAVNLSLVTFARINGSVDGQVMAFFVMVVAAAEVVVGLAIIMSIFRTRRSASVDDTNLLKY, encoded by the coding sequence GTGACCCCGACGTACTACCTGCTGCTTTCGGCGCTGCTGTTCACCATCGGCGCGGTGGGCGTGCTGGTCAGGCGCAACGCCATCGTGGTCTTCATGTGCATCGAGCTCATGCTCAACGCGGTGAACCTCTCGCTGGTGACTTTCGCGCGCATCAACGGTTCCGTCGACGGTCAGGTCATGGCCTTCTTCGTGATGGTCGTCGCCGCCGCCGAGGTGGTGGTCGGTCTCGCCATCATCATGTCGATCTTCCGGACCCGCCGGTCGGCCTCGGTCGACGACACGAACCTGCTGAAGTACTAG